A part of Azospirillum thermophilum genomic DNA contains:
- a CDS encoding DUF1328 domain-containing protein, protein MLYWALVFFVIALIAGALGFGGIASASSGIAQILFFLFLVLFAASLILGLVRRR, encoded by the coding sequence ATGCTCTATTGGGCTCTGGTTTTCTTCGTCATCGCGCTGATCGCCGGCGCACTTGGTTTCGGCGGGATTGCGTCGGCCTCTTCGGGTATCGCGCAGATCCTGTTCTTCCTCTTCCTGGTGCTGTTCGCAGCCAGCCTGATTCTGGGTCTGGTCAGGCGCCGCTAG
- a CDS encoding alpha/beta fold hydrolase: MRTGLAFAAGLIGGLWLDTARRTHEQPRTYPPRGRFVDAAGVRLHAYDRGGDDPAKRPAVLIHGAGITADDWDFSGILNRAAADRRCVAFDRPGQGHSAQPPGAYDPASQARILRDGARALGLERPILVGQSLGGAVALAWALQYPEEVAGVVFIAGFAYPTPRADLIPFMGPAVPVLGPAMSRTVLPPLDRLILPALIARIFQPDPVPESYRDIPVDVILHPTRLQAGAAQLGALIPAMAEQAPRYPDLRVPLTIIAGTDDRILTPRDHSIRLHREVPGSTLHLLSGHGHMVHHMRPDMVLDAIERLDRTAHAESGMPLQAT; encoded by the coding sequence TTGCGAACCGGACTGGCATTCGCCGCCGGCCTGATCGGCGGCCTGTGGCTCGACACCGCGCGGCGGACCCATGAGCAGCCGCGCACCTACCCGCCCCGCGGCCGTTTCGTCGACGCCGCCGGGGTGAGGCTGCACGCCTATGACCGGGGCGGCGACGATCCGGCGAAGCGGCCCGCCGTCCTCATCCACGGCGCCGGCATCACCGCCGACGACTGGGACTTCTCCGGCATCCTGAACCGGGCGGCGGCGGACCGCCGCTGCGTCGCCTTCGACCGGCCGGGCCAGGGACACAGCGCCCAGCCGCCGGGCGCCTACGACCCGGCCAGCCAGGCCCGCATCCTGCGCGACGGCGCCCGCGCGCTGGGGCTGGAACGTCCCATCCTGGTCGGCCAGTCGCTGGGCGGCGCCGTGGCGCTGGCCTGGGCGCTGCAGTATCCGGAGGAGGTGGCGGGCGTGGTCTTCATCGCCGGCTTCGCCTATCCGACCCCGCGGGCCGACCTGATCCCCTTCATGGGGCCGGCGGTTCCCGTCCTCGGCCCGGCCATGAGCCGGACCGTGCTGCCGCCGCTCGACCGGCTGATCCTTCCGGCGCTCATCGCGCGCATCTTCCAGCCGGACCCGGTGCCGGAGAGCTACCGCGACATCCCGGTGGACGTCATCCTGCACCCGACGCGGCTGCAGGCCGGGGCGGCGCAGCTCGGCGCCCTGATCCCGGCGATGGCGGAGCAGGCCCCGCGCTATCCGGACCTGCGCGTCCCCCTGACGATCATCGCCGGCACCGACGACCGCATCCTGACCCCGCGCGACCATTCGATCCGGCTGCACCGGGAGGTGCCGGGTTCGACGCTGCATCTGCTGAGCGGGCACGGCCACATGGTGCACCACATGCGGCCGGACATGGTGCTGGACGCGATCGAACGGCTCGACCGTACGGCCCATGCGGAGTCCGGGATGCCGCTTCAGGCGACGTAA
- a CDS encoding RNA polymerase sigma factor has protein sequence MANHVATTLRQTAHAKAPADPPAAAALTSSPVTVVQQQPVLQNGALRTSGGDTEADADQTEESAMDDSHAVDGIAADLDAEAPAVPSAPPDPAIIAQIEAEIPRLRRFARAMVRDATLADDLVQECLERALSRLHLWRPGSNLRAWLFTILRNLHINGVRRRQTVVDIDAEAQASIGAAPGSQFVRLELRDLRRALGLLPTEQREVVLLIGLEGISYGEAADILGISIGTVKSRLSRGRRALRLLMEGRSPGEDEED, from the coding sequence ATGGCGAACCACGTCGCAACCACGCTGCGCCAGACGGCCCACGCCAAGGCCCCGGCCGACCCCCCGGCCGCCGCCGCCCTGACCTCCTCGCCGGTGACGGTCGTCCAGCAGCAGCCGGTGCTGCAGAACGGGGCCCTCAGGACCTCCGGCGGGGATACCGAGGCCGACGCGGACCAGACGGAAGAGAGTGCGATGGACGACAGCCACGCCGTCGACGGCATCGCGGCCGATCTCGATGCAGAGGCGCCGGCGGTGCCGTCGGCTCCGCCCGACCCGGCGATCATCGCGCAGATCGAGGCGGAGATTCCCCGCCTGCGCCGGTTCGCCCGCGCCATGGTGCGCGACGCCACGCTCGCCGACGACCTCGTCCAGGAATGTCTGGAGCGCGCGCTGTCGCGCCTTCACCTGTGGCGTCCGGGCAGCAACCTGCGCGCCTGGCTCTTCACCATCCTGCGCAACCTGCACATCAACGGCGTCCGCCGCCGCCAGACCGTGGTGGACATCGATGCCGAGGCGCAGGCCAGCATCGGCGCCGCCCCCGGCTCGCAGTTCGTCCGGCTGGAACTGCGCGACCTGCGCCGAGCGCTCGGCCTGCTGCCCACCGAGCAGCGCGAGGTCGTTCTGCTGATCGGCCTGGAGGGCATCTCCTACGGCGAGGCGGCCGACATCCTGGGGATCTCCATCGGCACCGTGAAGTCGCGCCTGTCGCGCGGCCGTCGCGCCCTGCGCCTGCTGATGGAAGGCCGCAGCCCCGGCGAGGACGAGGAGGACTGA
- a CDS encoding translocation/assembly module TamB domain-containing protein: MSGGRYENRASGAVISDIEARLVGDGDVFTIQTFRGRTRNGGTVSARGVIRPAAAADRQLDLVVQADNARLVENDLMTGEVGADLTVTGGFTHARLAGPIRVRRAEVQIPDRLPPNVVTLDVVEVGGGRRGKGKAGAAKPGAAKPAPAKATSAKPASAKSASAKSASAKSASAKSASARAEPAADAPPSPFVLDLDLTVDAPNQIYVRGRGLQAELGGQLRVRGTAAAPEVTGRFGMLKGQLDLLAKTFTFKRGNLDFDGTQPIDPRLDLLAEASANGITAQVVVTGTARQPKVELTSPQGLPQDEVLAGVLFGKSVADLSGVEAVQLAQSAASLAGYGGGGGIMDTVRRGLGVDRLEFTPGANGRGGSVQAGRYVSDRVYVGVEQGIGANQSRAKVEVDITKSLKAEAGVGANSDTQFGLKFERDY; this comes from the coding sequence ATGAGCGGCGGGCGCTACGAGAACCGGGCCTCCGGCGCCGTCATCAGCGACATCGAGGCGCGGCTGGTCGGCGACGGCGACGTCTTCACCATCCAGACCTTCCGCGGCCGGACCCGCAACGGCGGCACCGTCAGCGCCCGCGGGGTCATCCGGCCGGCGGCGGCGGCCGACCGCCAGCTCGACCTCGTCGTGCAGGCGGACAATGCGCGCCTGGTCGAGAACGACCTGATGACCGGCGAGGTCGGCGCCGACCTGACGGTGACCGGCGGCTTCACCCACGCCCGCCTCGCCGGTCCGATCCGTGTCCGGCGGGCGGAGGTGCAGATCCCCGACCGGCTGCCGCCCAACGTCGTGACGCTGGACGTGGTCGAGGTCGGCGGCGGCCGGCGCGGCAAGGGCAAGGCCGGCGCGGCCAAACCGGGAGCCGCCAAACCGGCTCCTGCCAAAGCGACCTCGGCCAAGCCTGCTTCCGCCAAATCCGCCTCCGCCAAATCCGCCTCCGCCAAGTCCGCATCCGCCAAGTCCGCATCCGCCCGGGCCGAGCCGGCGGCGGATGCGCCGCCCTCGCCCTTCGTGCTGGACCTCGACCTGACGGTGGACGCGCCGAACCAGATCTATGTCCGAGGCCGCGGCCTGCAGGCGGAACTCGGCGGCCAGCTCCGCGTCCGCGGCACCGCCGCCGCGCCGGAGGTGACCGGCCGCTTCGGCATGCTGAAGGGCCAGCTCGACCTGCTGGCGAAGACCTTCACCTTCAAGCGCGGCAACCTCGACTTCGACGGCACCCAGCCCATCGACCCGCGCCTCGACCTGCTGGCGGAGGCATCGGCCAACGGCATCACCGCGCAGGTCGTCGTCACCGGCACCGCGCGCCAGCCCAAGGTGGAGCTGACCTCGCCCCAGGGCCTGCCGCAGGACGAGGTGCTGGCCGGCGTGCTGTTCGGCAAGTCCGTCGCCGACCTGAGCGGGGTGGAGGCGGTGCAGCTCGCCCAGTCCGCCGCCTCGCTCGCCGGCTATGGCGGAGGCGGCGGCATCATGGACACGGTGCGGCGCGGGCTGGGGGTGGACCGGCTGGAGTTCACGCCGGGCGCCAACGGCCGCGGCGGTTCGGTCCAGGCCGGCCGCTACGTCAGCGACCGCGTCTATGTCGGCGTGGAGCAGGGCATCGGCGCCAACCAGAGCCGTGCCAAGGTCGAGGTGGACATCACCAAGAGCCTGAAGGCCGAGGCCGGGGTCGGCGCCAATTCCGACACCCAGTTCGGTCTGAAGTTCGAGCGGGACTATTGA
- a CDS encoding YciI family protein, which translates to MVIVKATGDSEAGIMPSAELLQAMGAFNEELIKAGIMLAGDGLKPSSQGKRVAFDGTSRTIIDGPFARTSELVAGYWIWRVKDMAEAVEWVKRCPNPMPGPSEIEIRPLYEMEDFAGA; encoded by the coding sequence ATGGTGATTGTCAAGGCGACCGGGGACAGCGAGGCGGGCATCATGCCGTCGGCCGAGCTGCTGCAGGCCATGGGCGCCTTCAACGAGGAGCTGATCAAGGCCGGCATCATGCTGGCCGGCGACGGGCTGAAACCGTCCTCGCAGGGCAAGCGCGTCGCCTTCGACGGGACCAGCCGCACCATCATCGACGGCCCCTTCGCCCGGACGTCCGAGCTGGTGGCCGGCTATTGGATCTGGCGGGTCAAGGACATGGCCGAGGCGGTGGAGTGGGTGAAACGCTGCCCCAACCCGATGCCCGGCCCGAGCGAGATCGAGATCCGCCCGCTCTACGAGATGGAGGATTTCGCCGGGGCATAG
- a CDS encoding glycine cleavage system protein R → MATLALVSTICPDRVGLVSGITGHLFSLGINLRDASFAALGTGAEFSAVCELPDSLTTAEVESGLASLPELAGARIEVTPYRFDPDPGPQATITHRVEVSGGDQPGLIARLSEIFTEFAANIVRLDAQTLPDREGERYTVRFSVWLPADRAEVCLSAVANTAETLGLACRAEAVPEAG, encoded by the coding sequence TTGGCCACGCTTGCCCTGGTTTCCACCATCTGCCCCGACCGCGTCGGGCTGGTATCCGGCATCACCGGGCATCTCTTCTCGCTGGGCATCAACCTGCGGGACGCGAGCTTCGCCGCGCTCGGCACCGGCGCCGAGTTCTCCGCCGTCTGCGAACTGCCCGACAGCCTGACGACCGCGGAGGTCGAGTCCGGCCTCGCCAGCCTGCCGGAACTGGCCGGCGCGCGGATCGAGGTCACGCCCTACCGGTTCGATCCCGATCCGGGACCGCAGGCGACCATCACCCACCGGGTGGAGGTGAGCGGCGGCGACCAGCCCGGCCTGATCGCCCGGCTGTCGGAGATCTTCACGGAGTTCGCCGCCAACATCGTCCGGCTGGACGCCCAGACCCTGCCCGACCGCGAGGGCGAGCGCTACACGGTGCGCTTCTCGGTCTGGCTGCCGGCCGACCGGGCCGAGGTCTGCCTGTCCGCCGTCGCCAACACCGCGGAAACCCTGGGGCTGGCCTGCCGGGCCGAGGCGGTTCCGGAGGCCGGCTGA
- a CDS encoding DUF3422 family protein, with protein MGGIGAGDIGTTGGIVTGGGARGDGAADLAAASPGATRRGLTDHALRLTLTNEVHARPPEQIVSPVRATMLAMLSGEGAGGADRRHLEALCDWAGVPRPAQGATHYSGSFGSFRLKWERHTEFSTWTVFRPSAMPAGTLVDPFVEPALNAVPREWLSGLPGELMVGVHVAVLAADSPEPSSNMMAAMFGSETYVGSRLAGRAATAWTDFRIHGDGFSRILIADHSMTPNQTGRIVQRLLEIETYRVMALLALPMARGVLPRIGPIEAGLADVTTRIATLRGLQDERDLLDRLTLLAAQTEQIAAETAYRFGAARAYHELVEKRIEELREIRIEGLQTVREFMDRRLTPAIRTCEAVEMRLSSLSQRVARSSNLLRTRVEIAVEGQNAELLQSMDRRAQLQLRLQETVEGLSVVAISYYLVGIVGYAAKGLKGLGLKADPDLIVGLMIPIVIAFVWSGVRRIRKVLTSDH; from the coding sequence ATGGGTGGAATCGGGGCAGGCGACATCGGCACGACCGGAGGCATCGTCACCGGGGGAGGGGCGCGCGGCGACGGGGCCGCGGACCTCGCCGCGGCAAGCCCCGGCGCCACGCGGCGCGGCCTGACCGACCATGCGCTGCGCCTGACCCTGACCAACGAGGTGCACGCCCGCCCGCCGGAGCAGATCGTCTCGCCGGTGCGGGCGACCATGCTGGCCATGCTGTCGGGCGAGGGGGCGGGCGGCGCCGACCGCCGCCATCTGGAGGCGCTGTGCGACTGGGCCGGCGTTCCGCGGCCGGCCCAGGGCGCCACCCACTACAGCGGCTCCTTCGGCAGCTTCCGCCTGAAGTGGGAGCGCCATACCGAATTCTCGACCTGGACCGTCTTCCGGCCCAGCGCCATGCCGGCCGGGACGCTGGTCGACCCCTTCGTCGAGCCGGCGCTGAACGCCGTGCCGCGCGAATGGCTGTCCGGCCTGCCGGGCGAACTGATGGTCGGCGTCCATGTGGCGGTGCTGGCCGCCGATTCGCCGGAACCGTCGTCCAACATGATGGCCGCCATGTTCGGGTCGGAGACCTATGTCGGCTCCCGCCTCGCCGGGCGGGCCGCCACCGCCTGGACCGACTTCCGCATCCATGGCGACGGCTTCTCGCGCATCCTGATCGCCGACCACTCGATGACGCCCAACCAGACCGGGCGGATCGTGCAGCGGCTGCTGGAGATCGAGACCTACCGGGTCATGGCCCTGCTGGCCCTGCCGATGGCGCGCGGCGTGCTGCCCCGCATCGGCCCGATCGAGGCCGGGCTGGCCGACGTCACCACCCGCATCGCCACGCTGCGCGGCCTGCAGGACGAGCGCGACCTGCTCGACCGGCTGACCCTGCTGGCCGCCCAGACCGAGCAGATCGCCGCCGAGACCGCCTACCGCTTCGGCGCCGCCCGCGCCTATCACGAGCTGGTGGAGAAGCGCATCGAGGAGCTGCGCGAGATCCGGATCGAAGGGCTGCAGACGGTGCGCGAGTTCATGGACCGCCGCCTGACCCCGGCGATTCGCACCTGCGAGGCGGTGGAGATGCGGCTGAGCTCCCTGTCGCAGCGGGTGGCGCGCTCCAGCAACCTGCTGCGCACGCGGGTCGAGATCGCCGTCGAAGGCCAGAACGCCGAGCTTCTGCAGTCGATGGACCGCCGCGCCCAGCTCCAGCTCCGCCTGCAGGAGACGGTGGAGGGGCTGTCGGTGGTGGCGATCAGCTATTACCTCGTCGGGATCGTCGGCTATGCCGCCAAGGGCTTGAAGGGGCTCGGCCTGAAGGCGGATCCCGACCTGATCGTCGGGCTGATGATCCCCATCGTCATCGCCTTCGTCTGGTCCGGCGTCCGGCGGATCCGCAAGGTCCTGACCAGCGACCACTGA
- the tldD gene encoding metalloprotease TldD, producing MSALAVTDDLFFNRAGLDRPRIEGVVAEALHGADDGELYLEYSQSESLGWDDGKLKSASFDTTQGFGLRSIVGEAAGFAHASTLSEDAIRRAAATVTAVKSGHGGTLAEPPQGTNRALYIPDNPLPLVPFEEKVKLLAEIDAYARSRDSRVRQVSCSISGEWQAVQILRGDGVRVADLRPLVRLNVSVVVEENGRMETGGHGGGGRVTYEHYLKPETWRSFVDEALRQALVNLGSVDAPAGEMTVVLGAGWPGILLHEAIGHGLEGDFNRKKTSAFAGLMGQRIAAPGVTIVDDGTIENARGSISVDDEGTPGQCTTLIEDGILVGFMQDRMNARLMGMRPTGNGRRQSFAYHPMPRMTNTVMRPGNHAPEEIIASVKKGLYAKNFGGGQVDITNGKFVFSASEAYLIEDGKLGPAVKGATLIGNGPDSLTRVSMIGNDTRLDPGVGTCGKDGQGVPVGVGQPTLRLDGLTVGGTAA from the coding sequence ATGAGCGCGCTTGCCGTCACCGACGACCTCTTCTTCAACCGCGCCGGACTGGATCGCCCCCGCATCGAAGGGGTGGTGGCCGAGGCCCTGCACGGCGCCGACGACGGCGAGCTGTATCTGGAGTATTCGCAGAGCGAATCGCTGGGCTGGGACGACGGGAAGCTGAAGTCCGCCAGCTTCGACACCACCCAGGGCTTCGGCCTGCGGTCCATCGTCGGCGAGGCGGCCGGCTTCGCCCATGCCTCCACCCTGTCGGAGGACGCCATCCGCCGCGCCGCCGCCACCGTCACCGCGGTGAAGTCCGGCCATGGCGGCACGCTGGCCGAGCCGCCGCAGGGCACCAACCGCGCGCTCTACATCCCCGACAACCCGCTGCCGCTGGTCCCCTTCGAGGAGAAGGTGAAGCTGCTGGCGGAGATCGACGCCTATGCCCGGTCGCGCGACAGCCGCGTGAGGCAGGTGAGCTGCTCGATCAGCGGCGAGTGGCAGGCCGTGCAGATCCTGCGCGGCGACGGGGTGCGGGTCGCCGACCTGCGTCCGCTGGTCCGCCTGAACGTCTCGGTCGTGGTCGAGGAGAACGGCCGGATGGAGACGGGCGGCCATGGCGGCGGCGGCCGGGTCACCTACGAGCATTACCTGAAGCCCGAGACCTGGCGGAGCTTCGTGGACGAGGCGCTGCGCCAGGCGCTGGTCAATCTGGGGTCGGTCGACGCGCCGGCCGGCGAGATGACCGTGGTGCTGGGCGCCGGCTGGCCCGGCATCCTGCTGCACGAGGCGATCGGCCACGGGCTGGAGGGCGACTTCAACCGCAAGAAGACCTCGGCCTTCGCCGGGCTGATGGGCCAGCGCATCGCCGCCCCCGGCGTGACCATCGTCGACGACGGCACCATCGAGAACGCGCGCGGCTCGATCAGCGTGGACGACGAGGGCACCCCCGGCCAGTGCACGACGCTGATCGAGGACGGCATCCTGGTCGGCTTCATGCAGGACCGCATGAACGCGCGCCTGATGGGCATGCGGCCGACCGGCAACGGCCGGCGCCAGAGCTTCGCCTACCACCCGATGCCGCGCATGACCAACACGGTGATGCGCCCCGGCAACCACGCGCCGGAGGAGATCATCGCCTCGGTGAAGAAAGGGCTCTACGCCAAGAATTTCGGCGGCGGGCAGGTCGACATCACCAACGGCAAGTTCGTGTTCTCCGCCAGCGAGGCCTACCTGATCGAGGACGGCAAGCTGGGCCCGGCGGTGAAGGGCGCCACGCTGATCGGCAACGGCCCGGACAGCCTGACCCGCGTCTCGATGATCGGCAACGACACCCGGCTCGACCCCGGGGTCGGCACCTGCGGCAAGGACGGCCAGGGCGTGCCGGTCGGCGTCGGCCAGCCCACCCTGCGTCTGGACGGGCTGACGGTGGGCGGCACGGCGGCGTGA
- a CDS encoding lytic transglycosylase domain-containing protein, with product MAVLVLTGLPGLPASAAAADPTLRALEALAGKGSARAQYELAQRYEAAEGVKRDDRMALSLYCRAARQNHAEAALHAGRMHLAGRGGVAKDEDLGRAWLRTAAALGSNEAARYVKAPASRTKAPDRCEPPNASWGVVRKPPAELRALVTKLAPNYGLDPELVLAVIAVESGFRVDVVSNKNAMGLMQLIPETAERFGVGNAFDPEQNLRGGMKYLRWLLAYFDGDVRLALAGYNAGEGAVLQYKGVPPYRETQDYVVKVQSIYPRSRHPYDRQVAQSAGLAPRQEEVAELSTAPRSRSAKR from the coding sequence TTGGCGGTACTCGTCCTGACGGGACTGCCGGGTCTTCCGGCGAGCGCCGCCGCCGCCGACCCCACGCTGCGGGCGCTGGAGGCGCTGGCCGGCAAGGGCAGTGCCCGCGCGCAGTATGAGCTGGCCCAACGCTACGAGGCGGCGGAGGGGGTGAAGCGGGACGACCGGATGGCGCTGTCCCTGTACTGCCGCGCGGCCCGCCAGAATCATGCGGAGGCGGCGCTGCACGCCGGCCGCATGCATCTGGCGGGTCGGGGCGGCGTGGCGAAGGACGAGGATCTGGGCCGCGCCTGGCTGCGCACCGCCGCCGCGCTGGGCAGCAACGAGGCCGCGCGGTATGTCAAGGCTCCCGCCAGCCGGACCAAGGCGCCCGACCGCTGCGAGCCGCCCAATGCGAGCTGGGGCGTCGTCCGCAAGCCGCCGGCCGAGCTGCGCGCCCTGGTGACGAAGCTGGCGCCGAACTACGGGCTGGACCCCGAACTGGTGCTGGCGGTGATCGCCGTGGAGTCCGGATTCCGCGTCGACGTCGTCTCGAACAAGAACGCCATGGGACTGATGCAGTTGATCCCGGAGACGGCGGAGCGCTTCGGCGTCGGCAACGCCTTCGATCCGGAGCAGAACCTGCGCGGCGGCATGAAGTACCTGCGCTGGCTGCTGGCCTATTTCGACGGCGATGTCCGGCTGGCGCTGGCCGGCTACAACGCCGGCGAGGGGGCGGTTCTGCAGTACAAGGGCGTCCCGCCCTACCGCGAGACCCAGGACTATGTGGTGAAGGTGCAGAGCATCTATCCGCGCAGCCGCCATCCCTACGACCGGCAGGTCGCGCAGTCCGCCGGCCTCGCCCCGCGGCAGGAGGAGGTGGCCGAGCTGTCGACCGCCCCGCGGTCCCGCAGCGCCAAGCGCTGA
- a CDS encoding YjbH domain-containing protein has protein sequence MKTLAYPLLTAGLAAGVAAAEVGPSRSDWGTVGLLQVPSARMLPDGTPGAGLTVLGGLHRHLTVGAQLSPGLEVVARETVHPNPYGLSAPGLDAKLRLLDEGAWWPALAIGGRDLTGAGPVLSGKGRFAGEYLVASRRWWDLDLTLGLGWGSLGEAGHLRNPLRLFGSRFRRDRDPSAREAATGPRSWFTGERVALFGGVEWHTPVPDLSVKLEYSGDRFRAQRREDAAFRAGSGINAGLSYRPFPWIDMGVGIEQGRRVMLRLSGRLDPGTAGREAPAPAPAIGPRPSAEAAPPAQAVLLIARARGLPARSVLVEGRRAVLWLDPAGDPAAPLAREVGRAALLLAELTPAAVEELTVVTGSGGLPVLSTTILRHELERAARRRGSAEEVWRTTRIGRPHGEPSGWPGRLDLSLHPGAEVGLSEVGNPLVLRGHTDARLRLEPWRGVVLGAGLRVNLGGNAGTLDNHALPAADPVRSDLPLYTRPLLGLEHLYAAWLADPAPGWTMRLSAGQFEEMFGGVGGELLHQPLTARWAVGLDLNQVWKRPAGEPFGIAAGSGRLTGHASLYLEEPGAAATAILRAGRYLGGDWGATAELDRRFDGGWRLNGRITWTGGPDRGRTRLGGRVDYGLSLVVPLAPSGLLPVGGATEMAVRTLGRDAGQRLRQPLPLYEARVPAGYGRLAGTWRHLLD, from the coding sequence GTGAAGACGCTTGCCTATCCCCTCCTCACCGCCGGCCTCGCCGCCGGCGTCGCCGCGGCCGAGGTCGGGCCATCCCGGTCGGACTGGGGAACGGTCGGGCTGCTGCAGGTGCCGAGCGCGCGGATGCTGCCGGACGGAACGCCCGGCGCCGGGCTGACCGTGCTGGGCGGGCTCCACCGGCACCTGACGGTCGGGGCGCAGCTCTCCCCCGGGCTGGAGGTGGTGGCGCGCGAGACGGTCCATCCCAACCCCTACGGCCTGTCGGCTCCGGGCCTCGATGCCAAGCTCCGGCTGCTCGACGAGGGGGCGTGGTGGCCGGCGCTCGCCATCGGCGGGCGCGACCTGACGGGCGCCGGGCCGGTGCTGTCCGGCAAGGGGCGCTTCGCGGGGGAGTATCTCGTCGCCTCGCGGCGCTGGTGGGACCTCGACCTGACGCTCGGCCTCGGCTGGGGATCGCTGGGGGAGGCGGGGCATCTGCGCAACCCGCTGCGCCTGTTCGGGAGCCGGTTCCGCCGCGACCGCGACCCTTCCGCCCGGGAGGCCGCCACCGGGCCGCGGAGCTGGTTCACCGGGGAGCGCGTCGCGCTGTTCGGCGGGGTGGAGTGGCACACGCCGGTGCCGGATCTCTCGGTCAAGCTCGAATACAGCGGCGACCGGTTCCGGGCGCAGCGCCGGGAGGATGCCGCCTTCCGCGCGGGAAGCGGGATCAATGCCGGCCTCAGCTACCGCCCCTTTCCGTGGATCGACATGGGGGTGGGGATCGAGCAGGGACGGCGGGTGATGCTGCGGCTGAGCGGGCGGCTCGATCCCGGTACGGCCGGGCGGGAGGCGCCGGCCCCGGCCCCGGCCATCGGACCGCGCCCGTCGGCCGAGGCCGCTCCGCCGGCGCAGGCGGTCCTGCTGATCGCCCGGGCGCGGGGGCTGCCGGCGCGCTCGGTCCTGGTGGAGGGGCGGCGGGCCGTGCTGTGGCTCGATCCGGCGGGGGACCCGGCGGCGCCGCTGGCCCGCGAGGTCGGGCGGGCGGCCCTGCTGCTCGCGGAGCTGACGCCGGCGGCGGTGGAGGAACTGACCGTCGTCACCGGCAGCGGCGGGCTGCCCGTGCTCTCCACCACCATCCTGCGGCACGAGCTGGAGCGGGCCGCCCGCCGGCGGGGCAGCGCGGAGGAGGTCTGGCGCACCACCCGCATCGGCCGCCCGCACGGGGAACCGTCCGGCTGGCCGGGACGGCTCGACCTCAGCCTGCACCCCGGAGCGGAGGTCGGCCTGTCGGAGGTCGGCAATCCGCTGGTCCTGCGCGGCCATACCGACGCCCGGCTGCGGCTGGAGCCTTGGCGCGGCGTGGTGCTGGGGGCGGGGTTGCGGGTCAATCTGGGCGGCAATGCCGGCACGCTCGACAACCATGCCCTGCCGGCGGCGGATCCGGTGCGCAGCGACCTGCCGCTCTACACCAGGCCGCTGCTGGGGCTGGAGCATCTCTATGCCGCCTGGCTCGCCGACCCGGCGCCGGGCTGGACGATGCGGCTGTCGGCCGGCCAGTTCGAGGAGATGTTCGGCGGTGTCGGCGGCGAACTGCTCCACCAGCCGCTCACGGCCCGCTGGGCGGTGGGGCTCGACCTCAACCAGGTCTGGAAGCGGCCGGCGGGCGAGCCCTTCGGCATCGCCGCGGGCAGCGGCCGGCTGACCGGCCATGCCAGCCTCTATCTCGAGGAGCCGGGGGCGGCGGCCACGGCGATCCTGCGGGCCGGCCGTTATCTCGGCGGCGACTGGGGAGCCACGGCGGAGCTCGACCGGCGGTTCGACGGGGGATGGCGGCTGAACGGCCGGATCACCTGGACCGGGGGGCCGGACCGCGGCCGGACGCGGCTCGGCGGGCGGGTCGATTACGGACTGTCGCTGGTGGTGCCGCTGGCACCCTCCGGCCTGCTGCCGGTCGGCGGCGCGACGGAGATGGCGGTACGGACGCTCGGCCGCGACGCCGGGCAACGGCTGCGCCAGCCCCTGCCGCTGTACGAGGCGCGGGTGCCGGCGGGCTACGGCCGCCTCGCCGGCACCTGGAGGCACCTGCTGGATTAG
- a CDS encoding class I SAM-dependent methyltransferase, producing MHTLDTETERARWAASAEAWDRWADPMADMADKLNRPLLDAGGVAEGDRVLDLASGAGEPALSAARRVGSRGLVVGSDLVPGMMAGAVRRAAALEGEAPVFTAADMTALPFADGSFDRVTCRFGVMFVPDIAGALAELRRVLRPGGTAALMVWGRRDGNALFEVVGGAVEALLGDDGSMAPLFRFAEPGSLTGLMREGGWSAVAESDLTPVRKVPAGQPFWQATLDMVCGHRLHGLPEDRRAGIEAEITRRFAGRAGDGMIPLPAHVRIVVGTR from the coding sequence ATGCACACGCTCGACACCGAAACCGAACGCGCGCGCTGGGCCGCCAGCGCCGAAGCCTGGGACCGCTGGGCCGACCCGATGGCCGACATGGCCGACAAGCTGAACCGCCCCCTGCTCGATGCCGGCGGCGTGGCGGAGGGCGACCGGGTGCTGGACCTCGCCTCGGGCGCCGGGGAGCCGGCGCTGAGCGCGGCGCGGCGGGTCGGTTCCCGGGGGCTGGTGGTCGGCAGCGACCTCGTCCCCGGCATGATGGCCGGCGCGGTGCGCCGGGCGGCGGCGCTGGAGGGCGAGGCTCCGGTCTTCACCGCCGCCGACATGACCGCCCTGCCCTTCGCCGACGGCAGCTTCGACCGCGTCACCTGCCGCTTCGGCGTCATGTTCGTTCCCGACATCGCCGGTGCGCTGGCGGAACTGCGCCGGGTCCTGCGGCCGGGCGGGACCGCCGCCCTGATGGTGTGGGGCCGGCGCGACGGCAACGCCCTGTTCGAGGTGGTCGGCGGCGCCGTGGAGGCCCTGCTGGGCGACGACGGCAGCATGGCCCCGCTGTTCCGCTTCGCCGAGCCCGGTTCCCTGACCGGCCTGATGCGGGAGGGCGGCTGGAGCGCCGTCGCCGAAAGCGACCTGACGCCGGTGCGCAAGGTGCCGGCCGGCCAGCCCTTCTGGCAGGCGACGCTGGACATGGTCTGCGGCCACCGGCTGCACGGGCTGCCGGAGGACCGCCGCGCCGGGATCGAGGCGGAGATCACCCGCCGCTTCGCCGGGCGCGCCGGCGACGGGATGATCCCCCTGCCGGCCCATGTGCGGATCGTCGTCGGCACGCGCTGA